The Mariluticola halotolerans nucleotide sequence CTATTGGTGCTCGATGAAGAACATGATGGGGCGTTCAAGCAATCGGACGGGGTGAATTATCACGCACGGGACATGGCGGTGGTGCGGGCCAACCTCGCCGGCGCGAAAGTGATTCTCTCGTCGGCGACGCCTTCGGTTGAAAGCCGGAACAATGCCAATCTGGGCAAATATACCCATATCCGGCTGGAAAGCCGGTTTGCCGATGCGCAAATGCCCGATATCCGCAGTATCGACATGCGGGCCGAGGGGCCGGAAAAGGGGCAATGGATTGCCCCCGAACTGGCGCGGGAAATTTTTGCAACGCTCGACCGGGGCGAGCAGGTTTTGCTGTTTTTGAACCGGCGCGGCTATGCGCCGATGACATTGTGCCGGGCCTGCGGCCATCAATATCAATGCCCTGATTGTGCCAGCTGGCTGGTGGAACACCGGTTTCGCGGTGTGTTGATGTGCCATCATTGCGGCCATGAAATGAAAAAGCCGGAGAGTTGCGGGCAATGCGGGGCGGCCGAATCGCTGGTGCCGATCGGGCCGGGGATTGAACGGATTGCCGAGGAGGCCGCCGAGCGCTTTCCCGATGCGCGGCGGGTTGTGCTGTCCTCGGACATGGGCAGCAATGCGCAAATCCGCGACCGGTTCTCCGAGATCGAGCGGGGCGAATATGATCTGATCATCGGCACGCAGCTGGTGGCCAAGGGGCATCATTTTGAAAAGCTGACGCTGGTGGGGGTGCTGGATGCCGATCTGGGGCTGGCGCATGGCGACCCGCGGGCGGCGGAGAAAACCTATCAGATCCTGACCCAGGTGGCGGGACGTGCGGGCCGTGCCGCCAAATCGGGCCGGGCCTATTTGCAGACCTATCACCCGGATCATCCGGTGATGCAGGCGATGATGCGCGACGACAGTGAGGCGTTTTATGCCCATGAGCTTGAGGTGCGCGAACAGGGCGGGCTGCCGCCATTCGGACGGTTGGCGGCGCTGATCATCTCTGCCAATGAGCATGAGGTGGCTTTCGGGTTTGCCCGGCGGTTGCTGGCGGCGGCACCGATGGCGGAAGGGGTGAAACTGTTCGGGCCGGCGGATGCACCGGTCTCGATGGTCAGGGGGCGGCACCGGGTGCGGCTGCTGGTGCAAAGCCCCAAGGATTTCGACCTTTCAGGCTATGTGCGCTTCTGGCTTCAGGCCGGGGAAAAGGTGACAGGCAATCTCAGGGTTCAGGTGGATATTGACCCGATGAGTTTCTATTGAGCCGTTCAGGGGGACATAACCGGGCCTGCGACAAATTTAGCGCGCCAGATTCACGCCCACACGCTTGCGCCCGCGAGTTTTTGTGTGTTAGTGGGGGCGCGACTTTCACGAGCCTTGACGGGGTCGGTCATTTTCCTTGACAGAAGTCCTGAAATTGCCGCGTGGTTTATGCTAGATTCCACCGGTCAACAGAATTGTAACAGACGGGGTTGAGCAACATTGAGCGCGCAGAATTCAGTTCTTCAGCACATTGCCCTGCCTTACGCCGCAGCGCTTTTTGATCTGGCAACAGATGCGAAGGCCGTGCCGGCCACAGAAAAGAGCCTTGATGCCATTTCCGGGCTGATGGGCGAGGGCAGCGACTTTGCGCGTTTGCTGACATCACCGGTTATTGCCGCCGATGTTAAGAGCGCGGCCATCGATGCTATTCTGGCAAAGGCGAAAACCCCTGAACTGGTGGCAAATTTTCTGCGCCTCGTGGCCCGGAATGGCCGGTTGTTCGCGTTGTCGGCAATGATTGTCGGCTTCAAGAACCTGGCTGCACAAGAACGTGGTGAGGTGAGCGCGGATGTGACGTCTGCTGCCCCCTTGTCCAAGGAACAGCTCAAATCGCTGGCCGATACCTTGAAAAAGAAAATCGGCAAGACGGTGACGCTGAATGCCCACGTTGATCCTTCGCTGATCGGTGGCCTTCAAGTGAAGGTCGGATCGCAAATGATCGACAGCTCATTAAAGACGAAACTGACAGCGATGAAAATCGCCATGAAAGAGGTCGGCTAATGGATATCAAAGCTGCGGAAATTTCCGCGATCCTCAAGGACCAGATCAAGGATTTTGGCAAGGAGGCCCAGGTCTCCGAAATTGGCCAGGTGCTTTCGGTCGGCGACGGTATCGCTCGTGTGTATGGCCTCGACAATGTTCAGGCCGGTGAGCTCGTTGAGTTCCCGGGCGGCATCAAGGGCATGGCGCTCAATCTCGAGCGTGACAATGTCGGCGTCGTGATCTTCGGGTCTGACCGCGATATTAAGGAAGGCGACACGGTCAAGCGGACCGGTGCCATTGTGGATACCCCCGTGGGCAAGGAATTGCTGGGTCGCGTAGTTGACGCGCTGGGCAATCCGATCGACGGCAAGGGTCCTTTGAAGGCCAAGCAGCGTTCGCAGGTTGATGTGAAGGCGCCGGGCATTCTGCCGCGTAAGTCAGTGCATGAGCCCATGTCGACCGGTCTCAAGGCCATTGACGCGCTCATTCCGGTTGGTCGTGGTCAGCGCGAGTTGATCATTGGCGATCGCCAGACTGGTAAAACAGCGATCATCATCGACACATTCCTCAATCAGAAGCCGGCCCATCAGGGTTCTGACGAGAATGCCAAGCTTTACTGCATCTATGTTGTTGTGGGCCAGAAGCGCTCCACCGTGGCCCAGCTGGTCAAGGTGCTCGAGGACAATGGCGCGATGGAATATTCCATCGTCGTTGCCGCGACCGCTTCCGATCCGGCGCCGATGCAGTTTCTTGCGCCGTTCACCGGTTGTGCGATTGGCGAATATTTCCGCGACAATGGCATGCATGCCCTGATCGCTTATGACGATTTGTCCAAGCAGGCCGTGGCCTACCGCCAGATGTCGCTTTTGCTGCGTCGTCCTCCCGGTCGTGAAGCCTATCCCGGTGACGTGTTCTATTTGCACTCCCGTTTGCTGGAGCGTGCGGCCAAGCTCAATGAAGATCATGGTTCAGGCTCGCTGACAGCCTTGCCGGTTATTGAAACCCAGGCAAATGACGTTTCTGCCTATATTCCAACCAATGTGATCTCGATCACGGATGGTCAGATCTTCCTTGAAACGGATCTGTTCTTCCAGGGTATTCGTCCTGCTGTGAACGCCGGTCTGTCGGTGTCCCGTGTGGGTTCGTCGGCCCAGATCAAGGCGATGAAACAGGTTGCCGGTTCGATCAAGGGCGAGTTGGCTCAGTATCGCGAAATGGCCGCTTTTGCGCAGTTCGGTTCCGATCTGGATGCCGCCACGCAGCGCCTGTTGAACCGTGGTGCGCGTTTGACCGAGCTTTTGAAGCAGCCGCAGTTCTCGCCGCTCAAGACGGAAGAGCAGGTTGCAGTGATCTTTGCGGGCGTGAACGGCTATCTGGACGTTGTGCCTGTGAACAAGGTGCGTGATTACGAAAAAGGTCTCTTGGGCGCACTGCGCTCCAAGCACGCTGACCTGCTTGGC carries:
- the atpA gene encoding F0F1 ATP synthase subunit alpha — translated: MDIKAAEISAILKDQIKDFGKEAQVSEIGQVLSVGDGIARVYGLDNVQAGELVEFPGGIKGMALNLERDNVGVVIFGSDRDIKEGDTVKRTGAIVDTPVGKELLGRVVDALGNPIDGKGPLKAKQRSQVDVKAPGILPRKSVHEPMSTGLKAIDALIPVGRGQRELIIGDRQTGKTAIIIDTFLNQKPAHQGSDENAKLYCIYVVVGQKRSTVAQLVKVLEDNGAMEYSIVVAATASDPAPMQFLAPFTGCAIGEYFRDNGMHALIAYDDLSKQAVAYRQMSLLLRRPPGREAYPGDVFYLHSRLLERAAKLNEDHGSGSLTALPVIETQANDVSAYIPTNVISITDGQIFLETDLFFQGIRPAVNAGLSVSRVGSSAQIKAMKQVAGSIKGELAQYREMAAFAQFGSDLDAATQRLLNRGARLTELLKQPQFSPLKTEEQVAVIFAGVNGYLDVVPVNKVRDYEKGLLGALRSKHADLLGAIAKEKALTDDIKDKLKAALDGFAKTFAA
- a CDS encoding primosomal protein N' — protein: MVCSGAARNGFKGLMDELGDIVAVMVGVAVDGPYSYRVPAGMQVVRGSVVMVPLGPRSTLGVVWGAPKDKVAHNRLKDITRAYDVPPLSDELLRLIDWVSRYTLAAPGMVLRAALRSHEALEPEKPVTAYRTTGTIPERMTGARERVLDVVMDGMAWAKPALVGASGVSPSVIEGLVKVGALEQVSLPPPPVVQAPDPDFRPMVLNAEQQAGLDQFRAMAEGFGVALLDGVTGGGKTEVFFEAVADTLRAGKQAVILLPEIALTHTFLERFTKRFGVRPAEWHSDMTPVQRARVWRGVMSGQVRAVVGARSALFLPFHELGLLVLDEEHDGAFKQSDGVNYHARDMAVVRANLAGAKVILSSATPSVESRNNANLGKYTHIRLESRFADAQMPDIRSIDMRAEGPEKGQWIAPELAREIFATLDRGEQVLLFLNRRGYAPMTLCRACGHQYQCPDCASWLVEHRFRGVLMCHHCGHEMKKPESCGQCGAAESLVPIGPGIERIAEEAAERFPDARRVVLSSDMGSNAQIRDRFSEIERGEYDLIIGTQLVAKGHHFEKLTLVGVLDADLGLAHGDPRAAEKTYQILTQVAGRAGRAAKSGRAYLQTYHPDHPVMQAMMRDDSEAFYAHELEVREQGGLPPFGRLAALIISANEHEVAFGFARRLLAAAPMAEGVKLFGPADAPVSMVRGRHRVRLLVQSPKDFDLSGYVRFWLQAGEKVTGNLRVQVDIDPMSFY
- a CDS encoding F0F1 ATP synthase subunit delta, whose translation is MSAQNSVLQHIALPYAAALFDLATDAKAVPATEKSLDAISGLMGEGSDFARLLTSPVIAADVKSAAIDAILAKAKTPELVANFLRLVARNGRLFALSAMIVGFKNLAAQERGEVSADVTSAAPLSKEQLKSLADTLKKKIGKTVTLNAHVDPSLIGGLQVKVGSQMIDSSLKTKLTAMKIAMKEVG